From Bacteroidia bacterium, the proteins below share one genomic window:
- a CDS encoding glycosyltransferase family 2 protein, with translation MKNKYFFSVIIATYNRAVLVQRALQSLMAQTESDWEAWIIDDGSTDDTQLVVSSFLSQKIHYFYQPNQGDAAAKNKGVELAKGNYVTFLDSDDYYEDTHLATRKEILIQHPEIDILHGGVKIIGEQYVPDVFREGELIHLSKCVIGATFFIKKSVFTALHGFETIRLGSDAKLLAKAEKSGYSIEKTHHPTYVYDRTGTDSITHNYNKNI, from the coding sequence ATGAAGAATAAATACTTTTTTTCTGTCATCATTGCAACATACAACCGTGCTGTACTTGTACAAAGAGCATTACAATCTTTGATGGCACAAACAGAGTCTGATTGGGAAGCATGGATAATTGATGATGGCAGTACTGATGACACGCAACTTGTAGTCTCTTCTTTTCTCAGCCAAAAGATTCATTACTTTTATCAACCCAATCAAGGTGATGCGGCAGCAAAAAATAAAGGTGTTGAACTTGCTAAAGGGAACTACGTTACTTTCTTGGATTCAGATGATTATTATGAGGATACACATTTGGCTACAAGAAAAGAAATATTAATACAGCATCCGGAAATTGATATTTTACATGGAGGTGTTAAAATCATTGGAGAACAATATGTGCCCGATGTTTTTAGAGAAGGGGAATTGATACACTTGTCCAAATGTGTGATTGGAGCAACTTTTTTTATTAAAAAATCCGTGTTCACAGCATTGCATGGATTTGAAACCATACGCTTGGGTAGCGATGCTAAACTATTGGCTAAAGCTGAAAAATCAGGCTATTCAATAGAGAAGACACATCATCCTACTTATGTTTATGATCGTACAGGAACGGATTCTATTACCCACAATTACAACAAGAATATATAG
- a CDS encoding helix-turn-helix domain-containing protein has product MIGKYERGEAVPSIDAAKKIADALEVTLDYLVGEGANAKLDKKTVKRLHNIELLEDTKRNVLFDLIDTYIRDAKIRKAHTS; this is encoded by the coding sequence ATGATTGGGAAGTACGAACGTGGCGAAGCTGTACCATCTATTGATGCAGCTAAAAAAATTGCCGATGCTTTGGAAGTTACATTAGATTACTTGGTAGGCGAAGGGGCGAACGCTAAACTTGATAAAAAAACTGTAAAACGTTTACACAATATTGAACTGCTTGAAGATACTAAACGTAATGTGTTGTTTGATTTGATTGATACTTATATACGGGATGCTAAAATTCGTAAAGCTCACACCAGTTAA
- a CDS encoding transglycosylase SLT domain-containing protein codes for MQKPFSVLLFFLLFFAVGAIHSQSDTSRNTFVKDQYYNKLIKVKSEIPVFYNNSVRLEIMNLLKNQGHKTSDMIGKAHFVLKTLGPYFDSIGMPKELALISIVNSQLNSNYIESSTGASGIWPLTYSTARRYRLITNSYIDQRRNIWLSTVAAASYLRDLEQIYQDWHFVITAFAAGPINLNMAIRKAGNTLDYSMVHNVLESNQRQCLEKFMALWYVYNFATEHKINENQYHIPQSDTVCTSVALSLDYVADKLQLKNSVIYQLNPDFIEGIVPEIPHCTCFRLPVSEIQNYQSARDSIEVRAPEPDTTGKDSVPMISPEIIKTPTGVPVNVDVTSEPKLIYYTVKSGDNLGLLSKLFDCSINEIKKWNNLKGTMLYAGARLKIYVPGDKVAEYKKINSMSASQKQAKARNK; via the coding sequence ATGCAAAAGCCTTTTTCAGTACTTCTATTTTTCTTGCTCTTTTTTGCTGTAGGTGCTATACACTCCCAGTCAGACACAAGCCGAAATACATTTGTTAAAGATCAATATTATAACAAGCTAATTAAAGTAAAATCTGAAATTCCGGTCTTTTACAATAACAGCGTAAGGCTGGAAATCATGAATTTGCTTAAGAATCAAGGACATAAAACATCTGACATGATTGGCAAAGCTCATTTCGTTTTAAAAACATTAGGACCATATTTTGATAGTATCGGGATGCCAAAAGAGTTAGCCCTTATTTCCATAGTAAACAGCCAACTCAATAGCAATTATATAGAATCATCAACGGGCGCATCCGGTATTTGGCCCCTTACTTATTCAACAGCAAGACGTTATCGTCTTATCACCAATTCTTATATAGATCAAAGAAGAAATATCTGGCTTTCAACAGTTGCAGCAGCCTCCTATTTGCGCGACTTAGAACAAATATATCAGGATTGGCACTTTGTGATTACTGCATTTGCCGCTGGTCCTATTAATCTCAATATGGCAATCAGAAAAGCAGGCAATACCCTTGACTACTCAATGGTGCACAATGTGCTCGAATCCAATCAACGCCAATGTTTGGAAAAATTCATGGCACTTTGGTATGTCTATAATTTTGCGACCGAGCACAAAATTAATGAGAATCAATATCATATTCCTCAGAGCGATACTGTTTGCACTTCGGTAGCATTGAGTTTAGACTATGTAGCAGATAAATTACAATTAAAAAACAGTGTTATTTATCAATTAAACCCTGATTTTATTGAAGGTATTGTACCCGAAATTCCTCATTGTACCTGTTTTAGACTACCCGTATCTGAGATTCAAAACTATCAGAGTGCCCGCGACAGCATTGAAGTTAGAGCGCCAGAACCCGATACAACAGGAAAGGATTCAGTGCCTATGATTTCTCCCGAAATCATCAAAACTCCTACCGGGGTTCCTGTGAATGTAGATGTTACATCTGAACCCAAACTAATTTACTATACTGTTAAAAGCGGTGACAACCTTGGCTTGTTGTCAAAGCTGTTTGATTGTTCTATCAATGAAATTAAGAAATGGAACAATTTAAAAGGAACCATGTTGTATGCAGGAGCCAGACTCAAAATCTATGTTCCCGGAGATAAAGTGGCGGAATACAAAAAAATCAACTCAATGTCTGCTTCGCAAAAGCAAGCAAAAGCACGAAATAAATAA
- a CDS encoding DUF1684 domain-containing protein yields the protein MKSVVLGIILCNSLMFAACTQQNNVNLDAEYNREIADHRAQLDSMFRISKNSPFYKHKNFTHLNFYEPDVRFRIKIKAQTTENPEIVQFQTNTERKPVYLKKYLLVFNLIGKQDTLWGFVKNETPNDIFVPFKDLTNGKQTYYGGRYMDLKFEPNSDSVWLDFNKAYNPYCHYDTGFSCPLVPFENHLSLAIEAGEKLYH from the coding sequence ATGAAATCAGTTGTTTTAGGAATCATTCTTTGTAATTCACTCATGTTTGCTGCATGCACACAACAAAACAATGTTAATCTTGATGCTGAGTATAATCGTGAAATTGCTGACCATAGAGCTCAATTAGATTCTATGTTCAGAATAAGTAAGAATTCACCTTTTTATAAACACAAGAATTTCACCCATCTCAACTTCTATGAACCGGATGTCCGTTTTAGAATTAAGATAAAAGCACAAACAACAGAAAACCCTGAGATTGTTCAGTTTCAGACTAACACAGAACGAAAACCGGTTTACTTAAAAAAATATCTTTTGGTTTTTAACCTCATTGGTAAGCAAGACACACTCTGGGGTTTTGTTAAGAATGAGACCCCCAATGATATTTTTGTACCGTTTAAAGATTTAACAAACGGAAAGCAGACGTATTACGGTGGCAGGTATATGGATTTAAAATTTGAACCAAATTCAGACTCTGTTTGGTTGGATTTTAACAAAGCATATAACCCTTACTGTCATTATGATACCGGATTTTCATGCCCGTTGGTGCCATTCGAAAATCATTTGTCTTTGGCAATTGAAGCAGGTGAAAAATTGTATCATTAA